The Amaranthus tricolor cultivar Red isolate AtriRed21 chromosome 6, ASM2621246v1, whole genome shotgun sequence genome has a segment encoding these proteins:
- the LOC130816165 gene encoding uncharacterized protein LOC130816165 gives MAALRKLLPSRTFHFYHRNSITSPSSPIKGFLESLRYLGDQKVLKIEDVMIDDDVEKIRREFDAAKHSFLKIPQTLNFMPKMNPEGIYVNKNLRLDNIQVYGFDYDYTLAHYSANLQTLIYDLAKEHLVNELRYPDSCLKFKYDHSFPIRGLYYDKLKGCLLKLDFFGSIEPDGCYFGRRKLRREEIIEIYGTRHIGRHQARGLVSLMDFFCFSEACLIADIVQHFVDEKLEFDASYVYHDVNHAIQHVHRSGAAHKAILSDPQRYLVKNGQMYYFLKMLREKGKKLFLLTNSPYYFVDGGMRFLLEDSLGFGDSWKELFDVVIAKANKPDFYTSERPFRCYDTSKDTLAFSKVDTFLPKKVYYHGCLKSFLQITKWHGPEVIYFGDHLFSDLRGPSKAGWRTAAIIYELENEIRIQNEDDYRFEQAKFHIIQELLGRLHATVIDSHKSEAYKSLMDELNEERQKSRCTMKNMFNKAFGATFLTDTGQESSFAYHIHQYADVYTSKPENFLFYPPEAWLHVPFDVKIMPHHVKVPSSFFKT, from the exons ATGGCTGCCCTTCGCAAGCTACTTCCTTCTCGCACATTCCATTTTTACCATCGCAATTCCATTACTTCGCCTTCCTCTCCTATTAAAG GATTTCTAGAAAGTTTACGGTATTTGGGTGATCAGAAAGTACTGAAAATCGAAGATGTCATGATCGATGATGATGTTGAGAAAATTCGGCGTGAATTTGATGCTGCTAAGCATAGTTTCCTCAAAATTCCTCAGACTCTCAATTTTATGCCTAAGATGAATCCTGAAG GGATTTATGTGAACAAGAATTTACGATTGGACAACATTCAAGTCTATGGGTTTGACTATGATTATACACTAGCACATTACTCAGCTAATTTACAGACTTTGATTTATGACCTTGCCAAGGAACATTTAGTCAATGAG CTTAGGTATCCAGATAGCTGCTTGAAGTTCAAGTATGACCATAGCTTCCCTATTAGAGGCTTATATTATGACAAGCTAAAAGGGTGTCTattaaaattggattttttCGGGTCAATTGAGCCAGATGGATGCTACTTTGGACGTCGTAAG CTTAGGAGGGAGGAGATAATTGAGATATATGGAACAAGACATATTGGTCGTCACCAAGCACGAGGACTTGTTAGTTTGATGGATTTCTTCTGCTTTAGTGAG GCCTGCTTGATCGCAGACATTGTGCAACATTTTGTTGATGAAAAGTTGGAATTTGATGCTTCTTATGTATATCATGATGTCAACCATGCAATTCAGCATGTTCATAGAAGTGGAGCCGCTCATAAGGCAATCCTTTCTGATCCTCAGAGATATCTTGTTAAAAAT gGCCAGATGTATTACTTTCTAAAGATGCTAAGGGAGAAAGGAAAGAAACTATTCTTGCTAACCAATTCACCTTATTATTTTGTCGATGGTGGGATGCGCTTTCTATTGGAG GATTCTTTGGGTTTTGGTGACTCTTGGAAAGAACTTTTTGATGTAGTCATTGCCAAAGCTAACAAGCCAGACTTTTATACTTCAGAGCGACCATTCCG ATGTTATGATACAAGCAAGGACACACTAGCATTCTCCAAGGTGGATACGTTCCTTCCCAAAAAAGTATATTACCATGGGTGCCTCAAATCCTTCCTTCAAATTACAAAGTGGCATGGTCCAGAG GTCATATATTTTGGTGACCATCTGTTTAGTGATCTTAGAGGGCCTTCAAAGGCAGGGTGGCGTACTGCTGCTATCATTTATGAACTGGAA AATGAAATACGAATTCAGAATGAAGATGATTACCGTTTTGAGCAG GCAAAATTTCACATTATCCAAGAACTTCTTGGTAGGTTGCATGCAACTGTTATTGATTCTCACAAAAGTGAAGCCTACAAGTCTCTTATGGACGAACTCAATGAAGAGAGGCAAAAGTCACGCTGCACGATGAAAAATATGTTTAACAAAGCTTTCGGAGCAACTTTTCTCACTGACACTGGTCAAGAATCCTCGTTTGCCTATCACATCCATCAGTACGCAGATGTTTACACCAGTAAGCCAGAAAATTTCTTGTTCTATCCACCTGAAGCCTGGCTTCACGTACCCTTTGATGTTAAAATCATGCCACATCACGTGAAG GTACCTTCTAGCTTCTTCAAGACGTAG
- the LOC130815684 gene encoding probable peroxygenase 4: MTLYYYKLRPLLAFEIILLIPLIYKTNTIFCAPSINKEEITQEKKLDYLNNTGSIITPSPSPFNENEDEGIGENVLIKHVSFFDRNKDGVIYPWETFQGFRAIGCDIMKSTVAGLVTNMALTRETRPGKFPSLLIPIEIKNIAKAKHGSDTGVYDTQGRFVPSKFENIFIKHAHTHANALTAEEVDEMLKENREPKDYNGWYSAYMEWKIFFELCKDKNGLLQRDTIRALYDGSLFERLERETQSKKHNQE; this comes from the exons ATgactttatattattataagcttAGGCCATTGCTAGCATTTGAGATAATATTATTGATTCCtcttatttataaaacaaacaCCATATTTTGTGCACCATCAATCAACAAAGAAgaaataacacaagagaaaaaATTGGATTACTTGAATAATACGGGCAGTATTATAACACCATCACCAAGTCCTTTTAATGAAAATgaag ATGAAGGAATTGGAGAAAATGTGCTCATTAAGCATGTTTCTTTCTTTGATAGGAACAAGGATGGTGTTATTTATCCATGGGAGACCTTCCAAG GATTTCGTGCAATTGGATGCGACATTATGAAATCTACCGTCGCCGGCTTAGTCACCAACATGGCCCTCACTCGTGAAACTCGTCCG GGAAAGTTTCCTTCATTGTTAATCCCCATAGAAATAAAGAACATAGCGAAAGCTAAACATGGGAGTGATACTGGTGTTTATGATACACAAGGAAG GTTTGTACCATCAAAGtttgaaaatatatttataaagcaTGCGCACACACATGCAAATGCTCTTACCGCCGAAGAAGTTGACGAAATGCTGAAGGAAAATAGAGAACCAAAGGACTATAATGGATG GTATTCTGCCTACATGGAATGGAAGATCTTTTTTGAACTTTGCAAAGACAAGAATGGGTTGTTGCAAAGAGATACAATTCGAGCACTATATGATGGAAGCTTATTTGAGAGGCTCGAAAGAGAAACACAATCTAAGAAACACAATcaagaataa